A part of Nitrospinota bacterium genomic DNA contains:
- a CDS encoding DnaJ domain-containing protein: MDCHKLLKVRRGATKEEIKKAYKKLAFHFHPDRGKFDVDYFMMIHEAYETLMKEAETIKPDRDAAAPAPKRPAKHDMSFVKGRIKKEQVWAPDFKHLRVPKITVESNQCPMCDGYGVIRNKFKVTMTCPRCRGTGHKTRIVY; the protein is encoded by the coding sequence ATGGACTGCCACAAGCTGCTGAAGGTGCGTCGCGGCGCGACCAAGGAAGAGATCAAAAAAGCGTACAAAAAGCTCGCCTTCCACTTCCACCCCGACCGGGGAAAATTTGATGTCGATTATTTCATGATGATACACGAGGCCTACGAAACGCTGATGAAAGAGGCGGAAACAATAAAGCCGGACCGGGATGCGGCCGCTCCCGCCCCCAAACGCCCCGCGAAACACGATATGTCGTTCGTGAAAGGCCGCATTAAAAAAGAGCAGGTCTGGGCGCCGGACTTCAAGCACCTCCGCGTCCCGAAGATCACGGTGGAAAGCAACCAATGCCCGATGTGCGACGGCTACGGCGTGATACGGAACAAATTCAAAGTGACGATGACCTGCCCGCGCTGCCGCGGCACCGGCCACAAAACCCGCATCGTCTATTAA
- a CDS encoding type II secretion system protein M gives MIIPARTKRTAVLIGIASLLGLWVLIGGVIMPLQETSALLDRKIRAARQDLTKTSELADRYIALSAQIPPALKQDAPAGGPVADDIQNIAARLGANKFITKLTPSVNPKTGRQDEVTATIEKIPYPRLTDFLQGVFDSSAGIGVHRGRITVNYENRSNVNAEITFAKEL, from the coding sequence TATTGATCGGCATCGCCTCCCTTCTCGGCCTCTGGGTGCTCATCGGCGGCGTCATCATGCCGCTTCAGGAAACATCGGCGCTGCTCGACCGCAAAATCCGCGCGGCGCGGCAGGATTTGACCAAGACAAGCGAATTGGCGGACCGCTATATAGCGCTTTCCGCGCAAATTCCCCCGGCGCTGAAACAGGACGCCCCCGCCGGCGGCCCGGTGGCCGACGATATCCAAAATATCGCCGCGCGCCTCGGCGCAAACAAATTCATAACAAAACTAACCCCGTCCGTAAACCCAAAAACCGGCCGACAGGACGAAGTAACCGCCACCATCGAAAAAATACCCTACCCGCGGCTGACCGATTTCCTGCAAGGGGTTTTTGACAGCAGCGCGGGAATCGGCGTGCATCGGGGACGCATCACGGTCAATTACGAAAACCGGAGCAACGTCAACGCCGAAATCACCTTCGCCAAAGAGTTGTGA
- the gspN gene encoding type II secretion system protein GspN, which translates to MAADTAARRAARGAWRFVAARPRMKKTLIAIAGSVIGLYLIAAMVVLNLDAETVRDKLTQAARRQGMELTIGQMELSFPFAVTMANVRLMHWGSASTIEVDELRASAAVWKFLFLHPSFHLKASSGEGRLHLDIAPSLFSADVKLHAVADNFPIDRAALKVAGNPMPIAATLDGGAAFTFHPMTPSALEGKADFRLNGLSVKRGGQWAAFLAGFTPKEARCVITAGGKRLVTKECGIATNMGNMELRANAALKDDIGNSPLEGAVVFAPRGSLSGALEALYGKHRKPDGKYYFPVRGTLADATLNL; encoded by the coding sequence ATGGCCGCCGATACCGCCGCCCGCCGCGCCGCAAGGGGCGCGTGGCGCTTTGTGGCGGCACGCCCCCGGATGAAAAAAACGCTTATCGCCATCGCCGGATCGGTCATCGGACTCTACCTGATCGCCGCGATGGTCGTGCTGAACCTCGACGCCGAAACGGTGCGCGACAAATTGACGCAGGCCGCGCGCCGGCAAGGGATGGAGTTGACCATCGGCCAGATGGAGCTTTCCTTCCCGTTCGCGGTGACAATGGCGAATGTGCGGCTGATGCACTGGGGCAGCGCATCCACCATCGAAGTGGACGAACTGCGCGCCAGCGCCGCCGTTTGGAAATTCCTGTTTCTCCACCCATCATTCCATCTCAAGGCTTCCTCCGGCGAGGGACGGCTCCACCTCGACATCGCCCCCTCCCTCTTCTCCGCCGATGTCAAACTGCATGCCGTGGCCGACAACTTTCCCATAGACCGCGCGGCGCTGAAAGTTGCCGGCAATCCGATGCCCATAGCCGCCACGCTGGACGGCGGCGCGGCCTTCACCTTCCACCCGATGACGCCGTCGGCGCTGGAGGGAAAGGCCGATTTCCGGTTAAACGGCCTTTCGGTGAAACGCGGCGGACAGTGGGCGGCCTTTCTCGCCGGCTTCACGCCGAAGGAGGCCCGCTGCGTGATAACGGCCGGCGGCAAACGGCTGGTCACTAAAGAGTGCGGCATCGCCACCAACATGGGGAACATGGAACTGCGCGCGAACGCGGCCCTGAAAGACGATATCGGCAACTCCCCGCTGGAAGGCGCGGTGGTCTTCGCGCCGCGGGGTTCGCTTTCCGGGGCGCTGGAAGCGCTGTACGGCAAGCACCGCAAGCCGGACGGCAAATACTATTTCCCGGTGCGGGGAACGCTCGCCGACGCCACGCTCAACCTCTGA